The sequence below is a genomic window from Hydractinia symbiolongicarpus strain clone_291-10 chromosome 10, HSymV2.1, whole genome shotgun sequence.
AGTCTGCGATGTGGGTTCGAACGGCTTAGCGTGCACGTGTTTCATTAAGTCGGATCGTTGTTGACTTGAAAGTTGCTGTGACTGTGAAATGACAGAAGTTGGGTCTAACATCAGCGTGATATGACTGGTGTTGTTTAAGTGCGGATCACTTGTGGAGCGCAGTCCGTATTGTTGAGTGTGATGCAATTGGGAAGCATTATTAGCAGACATCATACCTACAACTCGAGCCTGTTGAGAAGACTGGTGTTGTGGTTGCTGGACTTGCACCATTCCAACTTGTTGCCGTTGCAAGCTTGACGCCGTTCGTTGTGCTTGGAAATTAGTTCCATATGGCAAAATATATTGCGAATTACTGATTGATCCAGGCGAGGTGAACAAAGAGCCTGGACTTCCTGTCGGATAAGCTGCTATAGTCTTTGGTTGTACGCTTGGTGTTGAAACTACCTGCCACGCTAACATCTGGTTTTGTGAGCCTTGAAGTGCAGTATTGTATATACTTCCAGCAGCTGGAAAAGAAGACAACAATTGCTGTGACATTGGGCTCACACTTGCGTCTACTGAACGCACTTGGTTCAACGATTGAAAATTCAATGCTTGACCAGCTTGTGATCTTAACTGCTCGTTGTAATCAGTTGCATACAGCGTGTTTTGTTGCAACTGGCGCTCCACTGGCAATATATACGACGCATATTTCGTAGTTGGTGCAATATTATTTCTCGACGAGGTCAAAGTCTGATGTGAAGAAACTTGAAATCCCTTCGTGTCATCAGAAGGCAGCTGTTGTTGCGGCTTCACTTTACAAATCTGTTGCTCAGATCGCTTACCAAAAGAAGGTACCGACGAAGACTTTTCTTCGGATTTCTTGGAAACATCAACAGAGGGAGCAGTACTCGATTCCCGTTTAGTTGGACTACCCGGCATGGGGTTCTTATCCATAGATTGATCTGAAATGTTGGCGACAGAGGTTAAAGAGGATACATGGGCAGTAACGGCGCTGGAAGCAGATGATTCACTCCAGTTCATTGAAGGATTATCCCAAACTGTACGAGCGTTAAACAATCTCAAATTTAAGTCTGTCATCTCTTGAGACATGTTGGGCGGGGATTTCGTTAGACTAGGAGACGGACCACGCCCTGGATCACTCGAGGGTCCTGACAGTGTTGGTTCAGGAATTTTAACGGCTAAAGGTGGAGGACTCCCTGGCAAAGATCTGGTTTCCAGTGATCGCTCTTCATCATTGGTTGATTTGGCAACAGAATGTTTATCTTCAGCTCCCGAGAACAACTAAAATAAAGAGAACGCTTTTTTCTAAATATCGAAACCTATTACGAACCCTTCTGTACCTTTGAGGTTTAACACACGCGCGATAGAGATGTTATTGTTCAAAGTATAGCTAAAATTTACCTCATTTTCAAGTGTAGGTGCTTGATACGAATCAGTCAAATTCACTTCAACTAATACCTCTTCTATTGGATGGTCGCTGGATGTATAACTGCCAACTGATGACTGCGACTTCAATGAAGGTTTGTTCGAACCAACAACTTTATCAGCGTCGGATAGTTTACATCGATATTCGTCTACATCGGATGTTTTAGCTACCTCAGTTGTAAAGACATTATCGGTTTCTTCGTGTAAGGATCCCTCACTAGCTCTTGTATTGCCTGTTTTAGTCTCCTGAATGACTTTAGTGGACGACTCAGCCTGAAACGAAATTTAATGTAACGTTAAATTGAGTCGCTTTACAACAGGATAAATTATATTATAGTAAAGAAAGGTGTATCCTACTTTTCGTTGTCTATCTGCAGATCGTTTTCTGGACTTGTTTTCGTAACTTGATTGTCGAATCGACGGGGTTTGTTTTCTAGAATCTTCATAGTTTTTACTGCGATCTTCGTTGCTCTCTTTCCTTTGGCTGGTTTGAAATCGAGGTGGCCTCTCTCTCAAAATTCGCTTGTTTATAAGTTTGGCGTCCCGTCTTCCGTCATTTCTGTCACGTCGTTTCGTTTTTTCGCCGTCTTTGTCATTGGTAGCTTTATCAGCTTTTTTTATACTGTCTGAATGGGTTTCTTCTTTTGATTGATCATTTTTTATTACCGATACCTCAAGTTCGCTTATAGACGTTCTATTGATAGGCGTAAGGGCTGGTGGTGTGACAAGCGGTGAAGCAGCTTCCGGTGTTGGTTGAGTGGGAACTAATGCAGCCTAAAGTGTAAAAAATCAAATACTCTAACTTAAAATCATCAACTTCCAAAAAAGTAATATCCACAATTAACAGAGACATAAAATATTACAGAAACCATCTTTAAATGGAAAGTAATTTGTATACCTTACTGATCATGCCAGAATGTGATGAACTTGGTTTCCCGGTGCCAACTGCACGTGGATCAGGCATTCCACCAGATGAAGCGTTTAATGTTAATGGCCTCTGCCAAGCATTCACATTGGAAACCGGCGCAGGTATAGTTTTCCCATCCGCAGAAGTACTAGTCGAACTATGAGACTTCATTAAAGACTGGGCGGGTTCCCAAACGCCAATGGCTGCCATAGCTGCATTGCTAGCGGGTGCAGGTGCAGAAACTTGACTGTGAACAGGCGCGGTTGAAACAATGGTTTGTTCAGGAGAAACAATTGAAACAGGAGGGTCGGACGATACCACAGCTTTCGTTCTCACATTGGAAGCAGCTGAATTTTTATGAGAGTTATTCCGTACAGCCTTCTGGGCTTCACGTTTTTGTTCATAATATAACTTCTTTTTCTCCTCTTCGCGCTTCTTCTTCTCTGCTTCGCGCAGCTCTTTCTGTTGCTTTTTTGACGTCACAGTGACAAAACCATCGTCCTCCCAGGTCGTCTTTGAATGATCTTCCGTAGTTTCAAAATCATCTATACAAACCACACTTCTAATATTATTTAAATCAAATTCCAAAGCAATATCTCGTTTTTTCTCTTCGCGCTTCTCCGCCAGTGGTTTACTCTTTTTCGGAGGCGAATGCGCCGATATATCttccaaatttaatggattttttgaaGCCATATCTCCTTTGAGCTGTGTGTGAATATCTCCTTTGATTTGTGTGTGAACCTCGCTAGCATGGGGATATTTATCGGCAGCAGTAGGGGTTTTGTGTCCGTCGGAGGTTCGATTATTCCCTATCTGCTGCCTTTTGGATAAAAAAGAATTAGGTTTGTTTCTACCAGCAGTAGCGGAGTTTCCTCTTGATTTTGAGTCAGGTCGATAAGAATGGTGCGAGCGCGGCCTCCTCTCGGACGAATATTTATCTTTATCATACTTAGATTCTTTATGTCCGGGTGATTCTTCTGCGGAGTAGTAGTCCTCCGAATCATCGCCAGCTTTATCCTCGTCATGTGGTTTATCACCTGTACCAATGTTTCTGCTGCCAAAACTAGAGGAGCTTCCCCTTCCACGTCCCCTTCCTCTACCGCGTTCAGCACCACGTCCCCTTCCTCTAAAGTTCACCCCTCGCCCCCTGGAGCTACCGCGATCTCGGCCGTCATACCTGTTTTGGAAGCGTGGAGGCGTATCCTCATCCCACGTCCTCTTAGATTCCCGTTTTTTGCTTTTGCAGTAGACAGGCGACTTTGTTCTTTCTTTGTCTTGTCCAGGCGTTTCTTCATCAGTTAGATCACCAGACGACACATCCTCATAATAATCATCTTTTGAATTTCGATAATTATCACGATACTTATTTTTGTCCCTCCTACTGCTGCTTGATAGCCCTTGTGAACGTGATGAGCCAACGGAACCACGGTTTGAAAATCCGCGCCCTCGCCCTCGACCCCTCTCTCGCGCACCACTGCCACGGTAACTTCTTGAATCGTCATATCTATCGCCACGGTAACTTCTTGTATCGTCGTACCTATCGTTTCTGTCAGAACGACTACGagtttctttgattttatctGGTGCACCGAATCCAtcagttttcttttcttttttctcttcgGAGGCCGTCTCAACGGCTGCCTtaccttcttcttctttttcggcGTCAATTTTTGAATCAACAACCTGAACCTTTTCTAACTTTCTTACTGTTTCATCTAACGACTTTCCTGTTGTCCCTGTCTCTTCTTTTAAGGACATTTGCTTTACTTTTGTATTCAGTTGCTCTTCTTTGGTAGCTGTTTGTTCTTCTTTAGATACCGCTTGTGGTTTTGTACTTGTTTGTTCTGCTTTTGAAATAGCCAGTTCTTCTTTCGTTTCACTTAatcttttctctttcttttctctGTTTTCTCTCTTATACTCTTCAGATTGTCTATAATCTCGATTATCCCATTCTTTTCCTTTCCTCGATGAGCCATACTGCTTTTCTTCATTGTAGCCTTTACGATCTAAATGTTTTCTGCTGGCATTACGTTCCGGGCGGTTATCTCGCCTTTCACTCCTTTGATCCTCTCTCCGCTTATCTTCAGCATAATGAGCTTTCCGGTCATCTCTTTTACGCTCTCCGTCTCTCTGAGGTTCCCTTCCTTGATCTCTTTTATCATAATCACTACGATGGCGATCTTTCTTGTCGTATCTCCGTGAGTCGTCCTTCTTGTTATCTTTCCAGTCATTTTTTCGTTCTTTCCTGTCATCTTTACTCTCCTCTTTTTTAAATTCATCTTTTTTTTCGTCTTTCTTGCTGTCCCTTTTATAGTCTTTGTCATCCTTCTTTTCTGTCCTACTTTCAgtaaatttttcttcttctttaacaTATTCCTTCGTCTCGGTTTTTTTGTGGTAATCTTCGTCCTTTTTATTCCAATCAGCCTTATATTCCTTCCTCTCACTTCTTTTATGGTAACCATCATCTTTCTTATGAGCATCACTCTTATAATCCTTGTAGTGTCCGTCTCGTCTATCCTCTTTTCTGTCTTCTCTCCTGTTCGAGTATTTTCTCGAACCTTCTTTGTCATCATACCTGTCCCTCCTACCATCTTCCCTGTTGTACCggttgtctcttttataatcATGATCGCCACGGTCGATTCTGCCACCACGTCTGTTAGCTTCATCAAACCGTCCCCTTCTTTCAGGTCGGCTTTTGTTGTCGTACTTATCGTCACGGCGTTGACGGTCATCATTACGGTTTCTTCTTTCAACATATTTGTCGTTGTCACTACGAAATTTATTTTCGTCCGGTGAATGTTGTTCTCCTCGAGAAAGGTTTGGAGAATCGACAGCTTCCACTGACTTCACTTCTATCTTcgactttttattttcttcttcctcttctttttGTATTTCACGTAAACTCTTACCCTGTTCTACGTTCTCTTTTGCCGACACTTCGCCTCCACTCACAACTTTTGACCACGCTGAGGCTTTTTTAAGCTCAAATTTCTCCTTGTTTTGTGCAGCGGATTTCTTTTCAGACTCTGGGGTAACTTTTGCGTGTTTGGACTGCCCCTTTGTTAGTTTGTTTTCTGCAAAGCGTTGAGAGTTTATCGTCAGGGCTTCATTTGATTTACTTTTGCCGTCATTGTCATCGTACTTGTCGTCAAATGGATCTGGTTTCCTCCTGTCCCTATTTTTCAAATGTTTGTCGTTGTCGTTATCCCGTTTTCTAGATTCAGAAAGATCTTTCAACTCCTTTTTACCATGCAGCTTCTCTACAGAGTCTTTTTTATGAGCGTCTTTAATAGATGAACTGCTACTGTGGCGAGAGCTTTTTTCTTTCTCACGGGTTTCTGAGGAAGAACTGAGCCTTCGTTGACGACTACTTTTCTCGTTGTCTTTCCGGCTACTAGTTGACGATGCATCTTTTGTTTTATCCTCTTTCTCAAACACATCTTCACGAAGACCCTCTTCATCCGACTTTACACTATCCTTTCTCTGCATAATTCTCATATGAGAGCTGTCGAGAGCGCCTTGCTtatctgaaaaaaattcattttttaatatgaaaaacaaaaattacgaACATAGATAACCTAGGGCGatcgaaaacaaagaaaaaaaattattactgaaAAATAGTATAAATTACTTCGGGTAATATTTTACATACTTTCGTGAGCCCTGTCGTGTTTATCCCCATGCTGTCTGAATCTAGGTGGAACCTCTCTCCTAGATGATCCTAATACCTCGCCCTCTTTCCTTGGACGGTTTGAGTAAGAATCGTGATTCTCCCATCgttgttttttagatttttcctCTTCCTTCTTTCTTTCTTCCTCTGTACGCTTTCTCATTCTTTCCTCTATTTCCTTTAACTTTGCTTCCCTTTTATCAAGATGTTCTGTACCATGGGAGTGCGTATCTTTTCCATCGTCGTTCTTCTCTCCCTGCTTGTGAGTGTCCTCTGTCTTTTCACCACCCATCTGTGCCATGTTTGGAGGAAATCCACCAGACATAAAAAACATAGGATGCACGGGGTAACCATATGGTGGTGGTCCACGTTGTGGATCGTACGGTGGAAACCTTGGCCAATTCTGACCATATGGCATCTGCATTGGAGGATAACCAGGAAATTCCCACTGCTGTTTTCCCTGATTCTTACCCTAAAGGGTACAAAACACATACCATCTTTAATTCtaacaaatgattaaatatCAACTTGAAGACTTTTGTGagaatttttaacctttttaatggtgtacaatggtatatttattaaaaaaagaataaaataaggaCTTCTAAAATTGAAAGAAGGCGTGGCAGCCCTGCATTACCATTGAAAAGTCAATTACTGGTTTataattgtaaacaaaaaaacacatctagatatttaactttttataaCTTCAAATATTACCATTCAAAAAAGATGTATCTACATAAAAATATACTGAGGTAACAAAAGAATTCTTcgttaatgttattttttgtacttttacaTCCTTTTGAGACAACAATTCTTGACACTTCACCAGCACTAATTGAGTTGAAATGTTTtcatgaaaaaaattaacccACCTTGTCATCCTGTTTACTTTCACTGTCTGTTTGATCTCGATCAGGTTGTTTTTTAGAGCTGCGAGGAGTAGTGCTGTCTTCATCAGAATCTGACTCATCAAATTTCAACTTTGCGTTGTAATCAACTTCTTCTTGTGAACCTGCCCAGCCAGCATCATCTTTGTCAGCATCCAATGATTTTAAATCAGAGTCCTTTATCACTGAAGGGCGATCGGTTGAAGAATTAGAATTGTTCATAAACTGATGTTTTGGCATTCTAAcacgaaaaaaagttatttaccaAATAACTTGCCACAACTCAGAAACACACAAACAACAAAAGGTAATTTTGAATTCAAATTTAATATCTAGATGTTTTTAATCTTACACTCTCACTTTTTGAAAGCCTAGTATTCTTTTACGATATGACTTTTAGTTCTGTTTCATACATTTAAGAAAATACTTCTATGGCACACCAGCTTCTGACAATTCATGCCACATTTTTTTGCTATACAGTTCAGATGCTAGAGCATCTACCTAATGCTTTTACTAACACCTTTTTGGCTGTTTTCCCCGCATATATATGTTAATTTTAAGAGTTTTAAGCACATACACATACGATCAAAATTCCCAGGCATCATCAAGACAAATGTAACAAAGACCAAAAAATAGAATTGCTAAACATTCAAAATGGTGGCAGTTATGAAAATGCAACAACACAAGGACTTACTTAAGAAACAATATAATAATAACTAAGTTAAATTATTTCTGGAAATATTGAAATGtttttaggatttttaaaaGGTCCAGCAGCAAATACGGCTTTGGTGATTCTA
It includes:
- the LOC130613070 gene encoding protein PRRC2C-like, with amino-acid sequence MSQLSNSKGKDAGRKYASLNLNQTFKGTKAENKPTTGQNTRHGLQSLGKVSNRRAPVPANLPSLKSENSGNDPRINLVPTGAPGWGKKENPIQNGKQRETQPTGVLPGQIKTKPGDTPEVSLRPNAGAVPASKPQPGIVEGQDGSKVTWKSKVQPEQPATGTSPYFQKEFPRLGLDGNLAEDGRERGRTEEGGPDANHPGMGHPPRANQMPPNFQNYGGGDRPMFNNTQQPYPYPYPPMYHSQGGRMAMPPYPYPYPYGGPGGKMPQFDPRFFQRMPKHQFMNNSNSSTDRPSVIKDSDLKSLDADKDDAGWAGSQEEVDYNAKLKFDESDSDEDSTTPRSSKKQPDRDQTDSESKQDDKGKNQGKQQWEFPGYPPMQMPYGQNWPRFPPYDPQRGPPPYGYPVHPMFFMSGGFPPNMAQMGGEKTEDTHKQGEKNDDGKDTHSHGTEHLDKREAKLKEIEERMRKRTEEERKKEEEKSKKQRWENHDSYSNRPRKEGEVLGSSRREVPPRFRQHGDKHDRAHENKQGALDSSHMRIMQRKDSVKSDEEGLREDVFEKEDKTKDASSTSSRKDNEKSSRQRRLSSSSETREKEKSSRHSSSSSIKDAHKKDSVEKLHGKKELKDLSESRKRDNDNDKHLKNRDRRKPDPFDDKYDDNDGKSKSNEALTINSQRFAENKLTKGQSKHAKVTPESEKKSAAQNKEKFELKKASAWSKVVSGGEVSAKENVEQGKSLREIQKEEEEENKKSKIEVKSVEAVDSPNLSRGEQHSPDENKFRSDNDKYVERRNRNDDRQRRDDKYDNKSRPERRGRFDEANRRGGRIDRGDHDYKRDNRYNREDGRRDRYDDKEGSRKYSNRREDRKEDRRDGHYKDYKSDAHKKDDGYHKRSERKEYKADWNKKDEDYHKKTETKEYVKEEEKFTESRTEKKDDKDYKRDSKKDEKKDEFKKEESKDDRKERKNDWKDNKKDDSRRYDKKDRHRSDYDKRDQGREPQRDGERKRDDRKAHYAEDKRREDQRSERRDNRPERNASRKHLDRKGYNEEKQYGSSRKGKEWDNRDYRQSEEYKRENREKKEKRLSETKEELAISKAEQTSTKPQAVSKEEQTATKEEQLNTKVKQMSLKEETGTTGKSLDETVRKLEKVQVVDSKIDAEKEEEGKAAVETASEEKKEKKTDGFGAPDKIKETRSRSDRNDRYDDTRSYRGDRYDDSRSYRGSGARERGRGRGRGFSNRGSVGSSRSQGLSSSSRRDKNKYRDNYRNSKDDYYEDVSSGDLTDEETPGQDKERTKSPVYCKSKKRESKRTWDEDTPPRFQNRYDGRDRGSSRGRGVNFRGRGRGAERGRGRGRGRGSSSSFGSRNIGTGDKPHDEDKAGDDSEDYYSAEESPGHKESKYDKDKYSSERRPRSHHSYRPDSKSRGNSATAGRNKPNSFLSKRQQIGNNRTSDGHKTPTAADKYPHASEVHTQIKGDIHTQLKGDMASKNPLNLEDISAHSPPKKSKPLAEKREEKKRDIALEFDLNNIRSVVCIDDFETTEDHSKTTWEDDGFVTVTSKKQQKELREAEKKKREEEKKKLYYEQKREAQKAVRNNSHKNSAASNVRTKAVVSSDPPVSIVSPEQTIVSTAPVHSQVSAPAPASNAAMAAIGVWEPAQSLMKSHSSTSTSADGKTIPAPVSNVNAWQRPLTLNASSGGMPDPRAVGTGKPSSSHSGMISKAALVPTQPTPEAASPLVTPPALTPINRTSISELEVSVIKNDQSKEETHSDSIKKADKATNDKDGEKTKRRDRNDGRRDAKLINKRILRERPPRFQTSQRKESNEDRSKNYEDSRKQTPSIRQSSYENKSRKRSADRQRKAESSTKVIQETKTGNTRASEGSLHEETDNVFTTEVAKTSDVDEYRCKLSDADKVVGSNKPSLKSQSSVGSYTSSDHPIEEVLVEVNLTDSYQAPTLENELFSGAEDKHSVAKSTNDEERSLETRSLPGSPPPLAVKIPEPTLSGPSSDPGRGPSPSLTKSPPNMSQEMTDLNLRLFNARTVWDNPSMNWSESSASSAVTAHVSSLTSVANISDQSMDKNPMPGSPTKRESSTAPSVDVSKKSEEKSSSVPSFGKRSEQQICKVKPQQQLPSDDTKGFQVSSHQTLTSSRNNIAPTTKYASYILPVERQLQQNTLYATDYNEQLRSQAGQALNFQSLNQVRSVDASVSPMSQQLLSSFPAAGSIYNTALQGSQNQMLAWQVVSTPSVQPKTIAAYPTGSPGSLFTSPGSISNSQYILPYGTNFQAQRTASSLQRQQVGMVQVQQPQHQSSQQARVVGMMSANNASQLHHTQQYGLRSTSDPHLNNTSHITLMLDPTSVISQSQQLSSQQRSDLMKHVHAKPFEPTSQTPPLIQSPPIAQQQLQPHRQQQQIITTVFGQSNTARSNYVQNMRYSQPLLHQRQHNVQPIQQPSPLVAPIRPRTVQGHAPATDNSSIGLGHQDPVINTFDQGSLGIFANSMALKNRPILHNNGMQMQINPRVMNNQYNHVINPAQLRNGPRVQNSVQNRTNGPGPIQRPVQGHNQPLLMHPVAKQHITSTSAADDDFKKIQRQKMLQDTKRYFAQEQNPEKTVEKSVKEEKPVSSSTDSSLAKHDKYILPDQHNDSKKSDYNRKGSRSSNTDQYKGRNRKSVTSVKNGASSGTKKADGTTPSQQSKRPSEKI